A section of the Mycolicibacterium anyangense genome encodes:
- the rsfS gene encoding ribosome silencing factor, which yields MTASAEAIEMATIAARAAASKLAQDVVVIDVSGQLVITDCFVIASAANDRQVGAIVDEVEEKMRLAGHKPARREGTREGRWVLLDYVDIVVHIQHTDERNFYALDRLWRDCPLIEVDLDVDEVP from the coding sequence GTGACAGCATCCGCCGAAGCCATCGAGATGGCCACGATCGCGGCCAGGGCCGCGGCGTCCAAACTGGCGCAGGACGTCGTCGTCATCGACGTCTCGGGCCAGCTCGTCATCACCGACTGCTTCGTGATCGCCTCGGCGGCCAATGACCGTCAGGTCGGTGCCATCGTCGACGAGGTCGAAGAGAAGATGCGGCTGGCCGGTCACAAGCCCGCCCGCCGGGAAGGCACCCGGGAAGGCCGGTGGGTGCTGCTGGACTACGTCGACATCGTGGTGCACATCCAGCACACCGATGAGCGCAACTTCTATGCGCTGGACCGGTTGTGGCGCGACTGCCCCTTGATCGAGGTCGATCTCGACGTCGACGAGGTGCCGTGA
- the nadD gene encoding nicotinate-nucleotide adenylyltransferase produces MPVGQTAGLGDRPAAAGLSPDGLPVSWSIVVSTGRRRVGVMGGTFDPVHNGHLVAASEVADLFELDEVVFVPTGQPWQKSRDVTPAEDRYLMTVIATASNPRFSVSRVDIDRGGPTYTNDTLRDLRDLNPDADLYFITGADALASILSWQNWAELFALARFIGVSRPGYELNGQHIVAAFDQLPEEALNLVEVPALAISSTDCRSRAAKGRPIWYLVPDGVVQYVAKRGLYTNQGGVGTRAAATLQEENT; encoded by the coding sequence ATGCCGGTCGGCCAAACAGCTGGCCTCGGTGATCGACCAGCTGCTGCCGGTCTGAGCCCCGACGGGCTGCCAGTAAGCTGGTCAATCGTGGTTTCTACTGGCCGGCGCAGGGTGGGCGTGATGGGTGGGACGTTCGATCCCGTCCACAACGGCCACCTGGTTGCCGCCAGCGAGGTCGCCGACCTCTTCGAACTCGACGAAGTGGTCTTCGTCCCCACCGGGCAACCGTGGCAGAAATCCCGCGATGTCACCCCGGCCGAGGACCGCTATCTGATGACGGTGATCGCCACCGCCTCCAACCCGCGGTTCTCGGTGAGTCGAGTGGACATCGACCGGGGCGGCCCTACCTACACCAACGACACACTGCGCGACTTGCGCGACCTGAACCCCGACGCCGATCTGTACTTCATCACCGGCGCCGACGCGCTGGCCTCGATCCTGTCCTGGCAGAACTGGGCGGAACTGTTCGCCCTGGCCAGGTTCATCGGGGTCAGCAGGCCCGGTTACGAACTCAACGGGCAGCACATCGTCGCCGCCTTCGACCAGCTGCCCGAGGAGGCGCTGAACCTGGTCGAGGTGCCGGCGCTGGCCATCTCGTCCACCGATTGCCGGTCCCGCGCCGCCAAGGGCAGGCCGATCTGGTACCTGGTTCCCGACGGTGTGGTGCAGTACGTCGCCAAACGCGGCCTGTACACCAACCAGGGCGGGGTGGGGACGAGGGCTGCCGCGACACTCCAGGAGGAAAACACGTGA
- a CDS encoding vWA domain-containing protein, translating into MAVRRVRPPQPLAPHGLPGHLVGFVEALRAQGISVGPSETVDAGRVLTVLGLGDRQALREGLACAVLRRADHRQTYDALFDLWWPAALGGRTVLADEDSDDPTPEGLPPEDVEAMRGMLLDLLADNPDIGDMDDRLVAMIAQIVEAYGRYTSSRGPSYSSYQALKAMGLDELEGRLLAGLLAPHGDDPSPTQEQIAKALAAQKIQQLRRLVESETKRRTAEQLGRDHVQMYGIPQLAENVEFLRASGEQLGQMRKTVQPLARMLATRLAAKRRRHRAGQIDLRKTLRKSMSTGGVPIDVVLRKPRPARPELVVLCDVSGSVAGFSHFTLLLVHALRQQFSRVRVFAFIDTTDEVTHLFGPDADLAVAIQRITREAGVYTRDGHSDYGNAFVSFAENFHNVLSPRSSLLVLGDARTNYRNPAADVLARMVNASRHAHWLNPEPRHLWGSGDSAVPRYSDVITMHECRSAKQLASVIDQLLPV; encoded by the coding sequence ATGGCCGTCCGCAGGGTGCGCCCCCCACAGCCGCTGGCCCCGCATGGCCTGCCCGGCCATCTCGTCGGCTTCGTCGAAGCGCTTCGCGCCCAGGGGATCTCGGTCGGGCCGTCGGAGACTGTCGACGCCGGCCGGGTGCTCACCGTGCTCGGCCTCGGGGACCGGCAGGCACTGCGTGAAGGACTGGCCTGTGCCGTGCTGCGCCGCGCCGACCACCGGCAGACCTATGACGCGCTGTTCGACCTGTGGTGGCCGGCCGCGCTCGGCGGGCGAACCGTTCTGGCCGACGAGGACTCCGACGATCCCACCCCCGAGGGCCTGCCCCCCGAGGACGTCGAGGCCATGCGCGGCATGCTGCTCGACCTACTCGCCGACAACCCGGACATCGGCGATATGGACGATCGTCTGGTGGCGATGATCGCCCAGATCGTCGAAGCCTACGGGCGCTACACCTCCAGCCGCGGCCCGTCCTACTCGTCGTATCAGGCGCTCAAGGCCATGGGGCTCGATGAGCTGGAGGGCCGGTTGCTGGCCGGGCTGCTCGCGCCGCACGGCGACGACCCGAGCCCCACTCAGGAGCAGATCGCCAAAGCGCTTGCCGCCCAGAAGATTCAGCAGTTGCGCCGGCTGGTGGAGAGTGAGACCAAGCGGCGCACGGCCGAGCAGCTCGGCCGCGATCACGTTCAGATGTACGGCATCCCGCAGCTCGCCGAGAACGTGGAGTTCCTGCGCGCCTCCGGTGAGCAGTTGGGCCAGATGCGCAAGACCGTCCAACCGCTGGCGCGGATGCTGGCCACCCGGCTGGCCGCCAAGCGGCGTCGGCACCGGGCCGGGCAGATCGACCTCCGCAAGACGCTGCGCAAGTCGATGTCCACCGGCGGCGTGCCGATCGACGTGGTGTTGCGCAAGCCGCGCCCGGCCCGCCCCGAACTGGTGGTGCTCTGTGACGTCTCCGGCTCGGTGGCCGGGTTCAGCCACTTCACCTTGCTGCTGGTGCACGCGCTGCGCCAGCAGTTCTCCCGGGTGCGCGTCTTTGCCTTCATCGACACCACCGACGAGGTGACCCACCTGTTCGGTCCCGATGCCGACCTCGCGGTCGCGATTCAGCGGATCACCCGCGAGGCCGGGGTCTACACCCGCGACGGGCATTCCGACTACGGCAACGCGTTCGTCTCGTTCGCCGAGAACTTCCACAACGTGCTCTCCCCCCGCAGCTCGCTGCTGGTGCTGGGGGACGCCCGCACCAACTACCGCAACCCCGCTGCCGACGTCTTGGCCCGAATGGTCAACGCCAGCAGGCACGCGCACTGGCTCAATCCCGAGCCCCGTCACCTGTGGGGGAGCGGCGACTCGGCGGTACCGCGCTACTCCGACGTCATCACCATGCACGAATGCCGGTCGGCCAAACAGCTGGCCTCGGTGATCGACCAGCTGCTGCCGGTCTGA
- a CDS encoding AAA family ATPase — MTETPARPAPLFADIDDVSRRLAETGYLPDTATATAVFLADRLGKPLLVEGPAGVGKTELARAVAQCTGAGLVRLQCYEGVDEARALYEWNHAKQILRMQAGSGDGSDWDQAKSDIFSEEFLLSRPLLTAIRRTEPTVLLIDETDKADIEIEGLLLEVLSDFAVTVPELGTITASRTPFVVLTSNATRELSEALKRRCLFLHIDFPDPDLERRILLSRVPELPESLAAELVRIIGVLRGMQLKKLPSVAETIDWGRTILALGMDTIDDATIAATLGVVLKHQSDQQRAAGELRLN; from the coding sequence GTGACTGAAACCCCGGCCCGCCCGGCACCGCTGTTCGCCGACATCGACGACGTCTCCAGGCGGCTGGCCGAGACCGGCTATCTGCCCGATACCGCCACGGCCACCGCGGTGTTTCTCGCCGACCGGCTCGGTAAGCCGCTGCTGGTCGAAGGTCCCGCCGGGGTAGGCAAGACCGAACTGGCTCGCGCCGTCGCGCAGTGCACGGGAGCCGGACTGGTGCGCCTGCAGTGCTACGAGGGCGTCGACGAGGCCCGCGCCCTCTACGAGTGGAACCACGCCAAGCAGATCCTGCGGATGCAGGCCGGCTCGGGCGACGGCAGTGACTGGGACCAGGCCAAGTCCGACATCTTCAGTGAGGAATTCCTGCTGTCGCGCCCGCTGCTGACCGCGATCCGGCGCACCGAGCCCACCGTGCTGCTGATCGACGAGACCGACAAGGCGGACATCGAGATCGAAGGCCTACTGCTCGAGGTGCTCTCCGACTTCGCGGTGACCGTTCCCGAACTGGGCACCATCACCGCGTCCCGGACCCCGTTCGTGGTGCTGACCTCCAACGCCACCCGCGAGCTGTCCGAGGCGCTCAAACGGCGCTGCCTGTTCCTGCACATCGACTTCCCCGATCCCGATCTGGAGCGGCGCATCCTGCTGTCCCGGGTGCCCGAACTGCCGGAATCGCTTGCCGCCGAACTGGTTCGCATCATCGGAGTGCTGCGCGGGATGCAGCTCAAGAAGCTGCCGTCGGTCGCCGAGACCATCGACTGGGGCCGGACCATCCTGGCGCTGGGGATGGACACCATCGACGACGCCACCATCGCCGCCACCCTCGGTGTGGTGCTCAAGCACCAGTCCGATCAGCAGCGTGCGGCTGGCGAGCTTCGGCTGAACTAG